AATTTACCTTGAAAGTGATCAGAATACACAGGGGAAAAATATCCTTTCCTAGCGTTTTCGCAAAACCATAATAGTTTTCTCACAAAGTAATGAAGGAATCATTGAATTTATTTGCATCCGCGCTTAGTTCTTGATGATGGCCTTTATTATAATAGTTTGACCTGTTTCCTATCCCTTGAAAGACGACTGCACGCTTTCGATGTATGCGACGCGAGAGGAGTAGTTTGAGTAGGAGCGGAAAGGGAAGCGGGTAGGAATGCCATGATGAATCCAACAAGTTTTTCTTTAATTATCTTTGGAGTATTGCTGAACGCCGCCGCCCAGCTTCTTTTGAAAGCGGGAGTGGGTAGCGTTGGAGTCATTGCGTTGGATTTTGGCAGCATTTTCTCGGCGGGTTCACGCCTGGGAATGCATCCCTTCATTCTCGGCGGCCTCACATGTTATGTCGTCAGTGTCATGATTTGGATCCTTGCTCTGTCCCGGGTGGAGGTGAGTGTGGCCTACCCGATGTTGTCATTGGGCTACATCGTCAATGCTCTCGCAGCTTCGGCCCTGTTTGGTGAGCAGTTGACGCCGACAAAGCTCGTCGGCATCGGGATCATTTGTTTCGGTGTGTTCGTGCTCGCCAGGAATTGAATCTGACCCGACACTGCCGTTCTCCGTCCCTCCCTCGATAAGAAAATCGTCTAGACGGTCAATGAGGAACTTTTTCCGATTGGGCCTCCTTGGTCTGCAGGTGCTTGCCTTTGTGAAGGTGCGCAATAGCTCCCTCAGGGGTAACAGCATGGTCGACAGGTGCACAACCCTGGTGGCTCGCTGCAAGGCATGCTTGAAATTCCTCATAAGGAATATCGGTCAACAAGCTCACGAAAAATAGCGTCTTTGACCGAAAGGAGTTCCAGGAAAAGTCTGGGAGCCTGAGGTGGTTTTTGGGTTCCAGGATCCGATTCTTCGAATCTGCATGGTGCCTGTGCAGTCGCCAGAATTTGACCGGGGAGCGAAGAAATGGTCACAAAAAGTCCCCTGAATATTTTCCATAATTCTACCTGTGCCTGAGGCCATCCGGCTTCTTTTGCCTCAGCCGTCACTCCCGGTCGCAACAGGCGCAATCCTGGCAACGGGCCTACCGCCACCCTGGAGGCAGAGCGAAGACTTCAGAGTGGGACAGGATGGGCTTGGCGGAAAAACCGGGTGTCGACTCGGATGAACTTGATGGAATGCCGAAGGGGCAGTGGTCCCACCGTCTTGTTGAAAAGTAAGCAACCCACCCACCCACCGATATCCTCCTATGGCTTGGTCGCAACCAGGCGTGCGACATCAGACGCAGATCGGCTAATGCAATATGCTGGTTGATTCCGGGATTTTCGAATGAAAATTTTGGCCAAATTGAGGTATGCTTTCCATATATTGTGCCAAGATGGATATCCGGGGTAGCCGAAATCAGGCAAGGTGTTCAGCCATAAGGGGTCTGTTGAAAAAAGCCGCCAGCGGCGTTCTCGCCATTTTTCCGTGCTCACGTACTCAGCGTAGGCTCCGCGCGTAAAAACGGCTGCGGCCTTGCTGGACGGACCCTTCGGGAAGACTCAGGGCATGCTTTTTTGAACCGACCCGGAGCCTTTGATGAGTAATCTAATCCTGGGCAAATTTGTCTTTGTTAATCTTAATTATTCAACACTCCCATAAGACATATCAGGTGACATGAAAATTCTCGTAATTGAAGACGACCAAGAAACAGCCTTATACATCGCCAACGGTCTCACCGAAGAGGGGTATGTTGTCGACATTAGAGCCGACGGCCAAGAGGGATTAATGCAAGCCATGGATGAGACCTATGAGGTGTTGATCGTTGACCGGATGGTACCCGGCCTCGACGGGCTCAGTCTTGTGAGAAAACTTCGTACCGCGAAGGTGAAGACTCCTGTGCTCTTTCTCAGTGCTCTCGGTGAGATTGGACAGCGGGTTGAAGGTCTCGAAGCCGGAGGAGACGACTATTTGTCTAAACCTTTTGCCTTTTTGGAATTGAAGGCTCGGATTGAGGCTCTCCGTCGACGTTCTCCCCTTCAAACGGTTGATGCACGGTTGCGCATCGGTGATCTTGAAATGGACCTCATTACACGGAAGGTGAGACGGGGGGAGGTGCCGATTGATCTTCAGCCTCGTGAATTCCGTCTCCTCGAAGTTCTGATGCGGAATGCAGGTCGTGTCGTCACCCGGACGATGCTTCTTGAGCAGGTCTGGGAATTTTATTTTGATCCTCGCACCAGCGTGGTCGAGACCCATATCAGCCGCTTGAGAACGAAGATCAACAAGGGCTTCAGGCATCATTTGATTCATACCGTGCGTGGCGTGGGGTACCGTTTGGATCCGGATGCGTAACCTTTTTCGTACCGCAAGTTTCCGATTGACCATTCTCACGGCGGCCCTCTTCCTGGTCTTCGTGATCGTGACATTCGCGATTTATTATTGGATAGCGGTGAGCTACGTCTACCAGCGTATAGACGAGGAGATGGTCTGGAAGATCCAGACGTTAACCCAGGAGTATCAGTCGGGATCCTTCGATCCTTCTGATCCTGATCTGGTGGAGCCGGGTACCTACCTTCTGTGGCAAGACGCGAGTGGCCGATTCATTGCGAAGAATCTTCCGAAAGAGCCGGATGTCCAACGGTGGTTATTCCAACTCCCGCCAGAGTCCATCCCAATGAACAATGCCAGCAAGTCCTTCCGCGCGAAAGCCGTTTCATTACCGGATGGTTCACGCATGGTCGTGGCTTCCGATTTACATGACATTCATGTGGTCAATGAGTTCTTTGGTGAGGTCTTTGTTTGGATATTCGTGTCGGTTGTTATATTGAGCAGTGGATGTGGAGTTTTAGTCAGCACCCTGACTCTTCGCCGTGTGGGAGAAATCAATCTTTTAGCGAAAGACATCATGAACGGGCACCTGGATCGTCGGATTCCCCTCAGGGGGACGAACGATGAATTTGATCGATTGAGCACGAACCTGAATCTTATGTTGGATCAGATTGAGAAACTGATGGAGCAGGTCCGTCAGGTCTCGATAGATATGGCTCACGACTTGAGAACGCCACTGACACGCCTGCGACAAAGATTGGAAGGAGCTCGCAGGCAGGCGAGGTGTATGGAGGATTATGAAAATGCCATCGACAAAGCCCTCATCCAAAATGACGAAATTTTAGAGACCTTTAGCGCTCTATTGAGAATTGCGTATGTGGGATCGGGGGTTGATCGACGGAGGTTCGAGGACGTCTCCCTGACCGACATCCTCGAAACGATAAAGGAGACCTATGAGCCGATTGTCGACGAGCGCAAGCAATCCCTGTTCAGTACCATCGAGTCCGGACTGGTAGTCCGAGCCGATAAAAAATTGCTCACCCAAATGATCGTTAACCTGCTGGAAAATGCTATCCGCCATTCCCCGGCGGAAACCCACATTTCAATTATTGCGTCTCACGCAAAGGGGGGCCTGATGGTGGCAATCGCAGACACGGGTCCGGGAGTCCCCGAATCGGAACAGCGCAGGATTTTTGAACCCTTTTATCGAATGGAAGCAAGCCGAAGCACATCGGGTAGCGGACTCGGTCTTAGCGTCGTTGCTGCGATTGCGGACCTTCATGGTATCACCATTAATCTTTCCGATAACCACCCGGGCCTGCGCGTGACTCTGATCTTCCCCAATATCCCTATTCGTACGCTATAATTCTTACCGTTTGGTAATAAACTGAATTAGATGCGGTAACAATGCTCAGCTTTTGGCTATACTCTTTTCTGTCCGCATGGATAGGGGTACGCCATTTTGGCGTATGGCTAAATGCTGCAGTCCAGCTCCTTTGAACCTGGGAGTTGGTCGCGTCGGATGAATTACGTTGAAGTTTGGCAGCATTTTGTGGGGGCACGCCTGGGAGTGGATCCCCTCATCGTAGGCGGCTTTATATGATATACGAACATTATGGTGAGAAGCTGACGCTGGTCAAATTCGTCGGCATCGGGATCATTGGTTTGGGTGTGTTCGTTCTCGCAAGGAATTGAAATGGAATCGACATTACCGTTCACCCGTCCTTCCCTTGATGAGGAAACCGTCCAGGCGGTCAGTGAGGTGCTTCACTCAGGCTGGATCACCAGTGGTCCGAAGGTGCTGGCTTTTGAGGAGGCGCTTAGTACGTACCTCGGTGGAAACCGGATGGTACGGGCATTGAATTCCGGCACCAGCGCGCTGGAACTGGCGCTTTCCCTCTGTCATATTGGTCCCGGTGATGAGGTGATCGTGCCCGCGATAAGTTTTGCCTGTAGCGCGAATGTCATTCTGCGTGCCGGCGCACGGCCGGTGTTTGTAGATGTCGATTTGACCAGTCGAAATCTCAAGCTCGATCAGGTTGCGACGGTGATCACAAAATGCACTAAAGCCATCATGCCAGTGCATTTTGCGGGGTTGCCGGTTGATATGGATGCTCTCTATCGTTTGGCCGGTCAGCATCACCTGCGTGTCATCGAGGATGCGGCTCATGCTATTGGGAGCGGGTGGGGAGGTCGCAAGATTGGCGGGTTTGGTGACCTTGTGTGTTTTAGTTTCCATCCCAACAAAAACATCACCACGATAGAGGGTGGTGCACTCTCTGTCGGTGATCCTGAACTTGTCCCGGAGCTTGAAAGACTTCGATTCCACGGTATCGCACGCGATGCTCAAGGCTCCATTGATGTGGTCGTCGCCGGTGGAAAATACAATTTATCAGACGTATCTGCTTGCATCGGCTTACACCAACTCCGGCATCTGGATGAATTTGTGGCCAGGCGGGCGGAGCTGGTCGGCCGTTATTTCACCTTGCTCGGCGATCGCTCCGGGCTCGTACTCCCGGCACGAGGGGATCAAGGTCATAGCTGGAACATGTTCACCGTATTGATCCCGTTTGCAGAACTTGGCATAGAGCGGAGTGCTTTTCAGCAAGCGATGGCAGCTCGTGGTATCAGCATAGGTATTCACTACCCCGCCATTCCAGGATTCAGTCTGTATCAAAGTTTTGGGTACCGGGTCACCGAATTCCCTAATGCCCAGCGCATCGGGCGCGAGACCGTGACCCTTCCACTGTTCCCTGCCATGACTCAGGCAGATGTGGAAAGAGTGTGTTCTGCGCTTATTGAAGTGTTGGATTCAAGATCATAAAGAAGGCTGTCAAATCGCTCGTATAAGCATGCATCACGCTTCCCCTATGGAGCATTCTCACCTCATTTCCCTATATTTTCTGTCATGGGGAACGCCGGTCTTATGAGGTGAGAGAGCAGTTTTGGGTGAGCAGCGCGTTGCGTTCCTCACAAAATCCGATGCTGCAACTATCCACTGTACTGTGAGTAAATCAACCCTGCCGAATTTTTGGAAACATCCTGGAGAAAATGTGGGAGGCATGGTTTATGCTGTGGATGATGGAATTACGTCAACAGGAAAAAGAATGAGCCCGGCAGTGTATTGTAAAGAGCATTAGCAAGAGAAGTGTGCGACTTCGCTATGAGCGGCCTGTTCAATTTTTATCATTAATGAGCCTCGTTGCCTTGTCGGCTGTCACAGGTGAATTGGTAGGAATTCGATGACAGGGGTCCCTAGATTACCACTTCGCAAGGTTTGGGCATTTTGTATAAGTGAGGATATCCCGCCGTTTATGTTGCAATCTATTTTTTCCTGCTGCCGCCGACATGGTTGAACCTGAACTCACCGTGATCATTCCGGTGTATAACGAAGAGGCCATTTTGCCGGCCTTGTTTTCCAGTCTGTATACCGCATTGGATACGTTGGGACGAAGTTATGAATGTCTATTCATCGACGATGGCAGCACGGATCGCTCTGCGGCCTTGTTGCGTGAGCAATTCAGCAAACGTCCGGCCCATACGCGTATCATTTTGTTCAACGGCAACTTCGGTCAACATGCGGCGATTCTAGCGGGGTTTGATTATATGCATGGTCTGCGGGCGGTCACGATCGACGCCGATCTGCAAAATCCGCCGGAAGAGATTGCCAAGCTTGTTCGTAAGATGGATGAAGGCTACGATTATGTCGGATCCATTCGCATCAAGCGCCAGGATAGTTGGTGGCGTCGAATCGCATCACGTTGCATCAATAAGCTGCGCGAAGGAACGACCAAGATTCGGATGACAGATCAAGGCTGCATGCTACGAGCCTATGATCGTTCCATCGTTCAAGCCATTAAACGGTCTCAGGAGATCAACACGTTTATTCCTGCCCTTGCCTACCTGTATGCCAGGAACCCCACGGAAATCGAAGTCGCCCATCGCGAACGTCAAGCGGGCGAGTCGAAGTATTCGTTGTATAAGCTCATGCGTATCAACTTCGACCTGTTAACAGGATTTTCGCTGGCTCCGTTGCAAGTATTTTCAACCGTCGGGATGGTGATCGCCATGTTGTCCGGTTTGCTTGTGGCGATCCTCCTGCTGCGGCGGCTGTTCGTTGGACCGGAAGTTGAAGGGGTATTTACCCTCTTTGGGATTCTGTTCTTTCTTATCGGGGTCGTGCTGTTCGGGATCGGGATGCTAGGTGAATACGTCGGGCGTATCTACCAACAGGTGCAGAACCGTCCTCGCTATATTGTGCATGCCACACTGGAGAATCCTGCTCCAGGTGAAGCGATGAGAAAATGACCAGAGCGGTTGTCTTTGCCTATCATAATGTGGGTGTGCGCTGCTTGTCCGTTCTCCTGGCGGGTC
The Nitrospiraceae bacterium DNA segment above includes these coding regions:
- a CDS encoding EamA family transporter; this translates as MNPTSFSLIIFGVLLNAAAQLLLKAGVGSVGVIALDFGSIFSAGSRLGMHPFILGGLTCYVVSVMIWILALSRVEVSVAYPMLSLGYIVNALAASALFGEQLTPTKLVGIGIICFGVFVLARN
- a CDS encoding response regulator transcription factor; the protein is MKILVIEDDQETALYIANGLTEEGYVVDIRADGQEGLMQAMDETYEVLIVDRMVPGLDGLSLVRKLRTAKVKTPVLFLSALGEIGQRVEGLEAGGDDYLSKPFAFLELKARIEALRRRSPLQTVDARLRIGDLEMDLITRKVRRGEVPIDLQPREFRLLEVLMRNAGRVVTRTMLLEQVWEFYFDPRTSVVETHISRLRTKINKGFRHHLIHTVRGVGYRLDPDA
- a CDS encoding HAMP domain-containing protein, with translation MRNLFRTASFRLTILTAALFLVFVIVTFAIYYWIAVSYVYQRIDEEMVWKIQTLTQEYQSGSFDPSDPDLVEPGTYLLWQDASGRFIAKNLPKEPDVQRWLFQLPPESIPMNNASKSFRAKAVSLPDGSRMVVASDLHDIHVVNEFFGEVFVWIFVSVVILSSGCGVLVSTLTLRRVGEINLLAKDIMNGHLDRRIPLRGTNDEFDRLSTNLNLMLDQIEKLMEQVRQVSIDMAHDLRTPLTRLRQRLEGARRQARCMEDYENAIDKALIQNDEILETFSALLRIAYVGSGVDRRRFEDVSLTDILETIKETYEPIVDERKQSLFSTIESGLVVRADKKLLTQMIVNLLENAIRHSPAETHISIIASHAKGGLMVAIADTGPGVPESEQRRIFEPFYRMEASRSTSGSGLGLSVVAAIADLHGITINLSDNHPGLRVTLIFPNIPIRTL
- a CDS encoding DegT/DnrJ/EryC1/StrS aminotransferase family protein, coding for MESTLPFTRPSLDEETVQAVSEVLHSGWITSGPKVLAFEEALSTYLGGNRMVRALNSGTSALELALSLCHIGPGDEVIVPAISFACSANVILRAGARPVFVDVDLTSRNLKLDQVATVITKCTKAIMPVHFAGLPVDMDALYRLAGQHHLRVIEDAAHAIGSGWGGRKIGGFGDLVCFSFHPNKNITTIEGGALSVGDPELVPELERLRFHGIARDAQGSIDVVVAGGKYNLSDVSACIGLHQLRHLDEFVARRAELVGRYFTLLGDRSGLVLPARGDQGHSWNMFTVLIPFAELGIERSAFQQAMAARGISIGIHYPAIPGFSLYQSFGYRVTEFPNAQRIGRETVTLPLFPAMTQADVERVCSALIEVLDSRS
- a CDS encoding glycosyltransferase; the protein is MVEPELTVIIPVYNEEAILPALFSSLYTALDTLGRSYECLFIDDGSTDRSAALLREQFSKRPAHTRIILFNGNFGQHAAILAGFDYMHGLRAVTIDADLQNPPEEIAKLVRKMDEGYDYVGSIRIKRQDSWWRRIASRCINKLREGTTKIRMTDQGCMLRAYDRSIVQAIKRSQEINTFIPALAYLYARNPTEIEVAHRERQAGESKYSLYKLMRINFDLLTGFSLAPLQVFSTVGMVIAMLSGLLVAILLLRRLFVGPEVEGVFTLFGILFFLIGVVLFGIGMLGEYVGRIYQQVQNRPRYIVHATLENPAPGEAMRK